The nucleotide sequence ACAATGATCCGCGTGCACCCATCCAATTTAGATTAGCTTTCAGGCATGTTCTCTACTGCTGAGGAAGCACAAAATGTATCCAGAATAATATGAGGAAGTTATTCTTCACGAAGAACAAGCACAGCCCAGGCAAGAATTTATAGCTACAGCAGCAGGCTCTGCCGCAATGAAAACTCTTCTCCTCCACTCAGGACGCCACTGACAAACCTGGAAATCTTTGTCTGAGTGCCAGGGAATGAGTCAATTAGAGGTGTTTGTCAGGGGAGCAACAATAATGAAACAACTAACTATTGTTGCCACTCAGTATGGCAAGTTTTTGATAGAAAGCAGTGAAAGCTGCAGTGTtgtatttcagtttttaaaattaCTTGATAACGTTAACAGACAAACTCCCTTTCGAGTGTTGATATAGTGAAGCCAATATGCCTTGCTCAAAGACTTTAGGAAATATGAGAGCAACAGCTCTATATTGTTACCTGTCAGACTCATCATAATGATCTATGTTTAAAATGATCTGCTTACAACTTCTGGTCATACTATAtttagcattaaacattttcatttagaaGGTTAAGCAAGCCCTTAACATATAGAGGACATACCAAGCTTTTGAGCCTAGATGTGACAACAGATCAGCAGTGCTCTCTGCTGgcaagataaataaatattttaatgtattagACTCCTCAATTTCAGGGAAATGAGACATTGGTTGGCAGGAAGTACAAAAAGATTTCAGTGAGGACACAGTGGTCTTTTCACCTGACACATTTCTAATgccatgaaaaataaaaatatcacaaaaaataatcaaattaatagAAAGATACTTGAGTCACTCTGTGTACTGTCCAAAGTGTTCCAAATGTattatacaatataaatatgttcaatgatttacacatttaaaaatattaattttagatttaaaattaaacagcaatAGATTTTGGGCATTCATATCAATTAATCTGCAGGGGACTATTATCACTCCaatataaaatcaaaataattagaAAGGTAATGCATTTGCCAGTACATCTACTGAGTGCAACCTTAGCAGCTGAAGAAGGTATGGTTGTGCTGTGCATCACGTACACTGCCTAACTGCTAACATTTGGCTTACTTATTTGCTGCAGAAGAGAACCAGATTTGAGtgataaacatttgaaatgtaaagGATATATTCAAGTTTTTCTTTATAGTGTTCGAGGTGGCAAGTCATTCAATAAAATTCATGTGCAAGCATACATTGTATCAAGATTTGGTTGTCCTTTAGGGCATGACCAGTTCATGGTTGTCTAAAAGAACCCAaataccatgaaaaaaaaaaaagaaaaaaaaaagagtaaacagAAAGTTAGTCATTACAGTTACAGATGTGATTAGGAAATGGACCTCTGGAACTGACCACATCCTGCACAGTCAAACAAGTGAATTAAACAGAAACGGCACTGGCATTTAAAAATTTGAGATAAgaaattaaatacaattttgcCTCATATTACTACCCCTCGTCAAATGCTCCTTTCTTGAAAAGGTAAAGTataagcaaaaaagaaaaaaaatcataaattgGTCTAGTGCACTGGGTACCCCTTATCTCTTTACCACTATATATCAGTTAAAATCTACAGCAAATGCACTCAGTGACAGGAACCTTACTTTAGTAAACAACAAAGGCCATTTCCACTGAATCCCTTTTTAGGTTAACAATAAAGTATGTGTGAGATGTGTTAAGAGTAATTGAGGTACGTACAAATAATTCTTAGAATTTTACAAAAGTAGAGGTAACACCTTACTAAGGCAATGGAACATATAAAGTAAATGTTGGTGGAAAAACAAattggaaatggaaaaaaagtcAGGTCAGTACAAAATGACTAGTATCATTCAGTAGTCTAATGGTCATGAATGGGTTAACTGTATATTCATTGCACTTGACTCACGAAAGAAGGTTTTGGGGGCTTGGCAGTCTTTCCATTCAGCATACAAACAATTGCACAAGGTTCAGTCATTCAGTGTTTCGTAGCCTGTTCAGCTTAAATCAAGACCTCTCAGATTTAAGGTAAGCAACATCATTTAGGCTGAAAAccaaattaaattcaaatttctAAAAAAGAACTGCAATTACAAAAATAGGAAGGCATCACATTTTAACAGCAGTCTGTAgggattttatatatatttgaagagtatttatatttttatattaatattctcTCCACAGCTGGTATGCAAACCATTGTGCTGTTGGTGTTGTGGGTACTGGGAACATCACTGGTGTTGCCAGACCCTGACACAGCTGGAGAGAAAGTGGCCGAAGAGCCTATTCCATGTTCTAAGGGATGCACCTGTCTGCATGATGACTACAGCTTGGAGCTCAACATGTACTGCAGTGCTCGTAACTTCACACAAGTCCCATCAGACATGCCCCAATCCACTCATTCTCTCTGGCTGGATAGCAACTTGTTCACCTCGCTCCCGGCAGCATCTTTTAAGGATCTTACCAACCTGGACTTTTTGAATTTGCAGAGTGGCCAGCTGGTGACACTTGACCCTCAAGCTTTCAAGGGACTTAGGTCGCTAGCACACATTCACCTTGAGCGAAATCGCCTCCGGGTGTTACCAGGTACAATCTTCCAGAATACACCTAACATTGCTTCACTTAGTTTGCATAACAACCAGCTCACTCGTATTGAGGAAAGACTGTTTGCAGGACTCTCACACATGTGGCTTCTCAACCTAGGGTGGAACTCAATTGCAGTTTTACCTGAGGCGGCTTTCAATGACCTGCAAGGTCTACGAGAGCTTGTCCTTGCAGGAAACAGACTCGCTTACTTGCAGCCACAGCTTTTCCAAAATCTTGCTGAGCTTAAAGAGTTGGATCTGACAGGAAATTACATCAAGGTCATCAAAGCTAATGTGTTCGTTAAACTCACTAAACTACAAAAGCTTTACCTGGCCCAGAATCAGATTGTGACAGTGGTACCTAGAGCCTTTGTAGGCATGAAGTCGCTAAGATGGCTAGATCTCACTAACAACAGACTAGCTTCTCTCCATGACGACACTTTCTTGGGCCTGCACAGCCTTCATGTACTACGTCTTTCCAACAACTCTATCACTGGAATAAGGCCCAGGACCTTCCGTGATCTGCAGTACTTAGAAGAGCTACGATTGAGCTATAACAAGATCCGAGCCCTGGGGGAAAGGATCTTTGAAGGGCTAGGTCATTTGGAGGTCCTAGAGCTAGAGCACAACCAAGTGCAGGAGGCACAAGTGGGTAGTTTCACAGGGCTCTCTCATGTGGCTGTCATCAACCTGTCTGGTAGCTGCTTCCACAGTCTGCCAGACCAAGTGTTCAAAGGTCTGTCAAAGCTTCACAGCCTTCATCTGGACAGAGGCTGCCTAACAAGGATCACAACTCAAGCTTTCACTGGACTCTCTGGTCTACGGAGGCTTTTCTTGCAGCACAACAACATCTCTGTGGTCGAACGCCAGAGCTTTGTGGACCTGGTGGGCCTATTGGGACTGGACTTGAGTTTCAATAAGCTGGAGGTTCTCACAACCCATACATTCTCTGGCCTCAAGAATATGGAGTACTTGCTGTTGTCCAACAATGAATGTCGACAATTTTTGCAGAATGGCACAAAGCAACTACTCCCAAGGCTGCGCTATCTGGACCTGAGAGCGAATGCCATAACAAGCATGGTACCTGATTTCCCAGAGAATATGGAAAAACTTTTGCTGTCTGGGAACCGATGGAAATGTGACTGCAGCGCCCTCCCCCTCAGAAACTACAGCTTGAGGAATCCATTGGTGATACCTCGGCAAGTGGAGACCCACGCAGAGGGTGAAGAGCCTGACACAACTATCACCATATACAACAACATTACATGCACCAGCCCACCACGTCTAGCTGGCCAGGACCTGCGGGATACTGACAGTGAACTCTTTGAAAGCTGCTAGACAACCATGCACAGATGTGTTTAGGGAACTGGAAAAGTGTTACCTTTAATATTTTCAGCAATGTCAATTCATTCAGTTTCTTATTTCAAGATTTTAACTGTAATACTAATATATAATTTATCTGCAGAAAAGGGAGAATTTGACAGTTTGTTTTCAATCCACTACAAATGCTTTGAGATAGTTGAGTTTATATTGACATTGGAGAGTAAGAACTGTATAGCCCTGAGTTTTAACACTTTGGGGACTGGGTTACTAGGCGGGGTTGCTTTATATGGAAACATGTTTGCAGGAGATATAAAAATGGATAGCTTTAAATGTGATGCatttagatgtgtttttaaaataataataatttaatataaatatacttTGAAGTTCTGTATAAACCACGTGGACTTCATTCATACTCTTGAACACAGAAAGTAtcacatttacataaaaatgtgaTAGCAATTTCATTGCTGTGGTCGTTAGCATTTTGGGACAATAAAAGGGGATAGTGGAGCAGAAACCATAAAGGCCTGTTGTTTGAAATGGAAACAGATGGATTTCTGGGATCCCGATAAACCTTATGCAAAACAAAGAGCAACAAAACTGAAATGGCATtgaactttctttctttttttttttttttttttttttttaatttaagccATTAAGCTATTAGAGTTTAGTTGACCGTGGCTTTGGGCTTTCTGAACAAACGTTTGGCAAAAACATAACAGGCTTACAACTCAAACATGTATTCAAGTATGTTGTAAATGTGTGCATTATTTGGTGTgccaaaaacatgtttgtgaCTGAAAAATACATTGTTGGGAAATTGCCTTAAAAGcgcaataaatgttttaaaatatatgtgCTTTTACTTCTTAAAAATGTTCCACATCCAAGAGACAGCTAAAAGCCGCAGTACAACAACACATATAGGCTTACGTTACACCACAACACTGACTTTAATCGTTAACGTTATGAATTCAACACTCATGTATTAGCAAAATGTCAAAGGTTTcacaggaaaaaaatacaatacaataacgTTACCATGAAATTATGTACCGCGATAGGAACATGTGCAA is from Micropterus dolomieu isolate WLL.071019.BEF.003 ecotype Adirondacks linkage group LG02, ASM2129224v1, whole genome shotgun sequence and encodes:
- the igfals gene encoding insulin-like growth factor-binding protein complex acid labile subunit, with translation MQTIVLLVLWVLGTSLVLPDPDTAGEKVAEEPIPCSKGCTCLHDDYSLELNMYCSARNFTQVPSDMPQSTHSLWLDSNLFTSLPAASFKDLTNLDFLNLQSGQLVTLDPQAFKGLRSLAHIHLERNRLRVLPGTIFQNTPNIASLSLHNNQLTRIEERLFAGLSHMWLLNLGWNSIAVLPEAAFNDLQGLRELVLAGNRLAYLQPQLFQNLAELKELDLTGNYIKVIKANVFVKLTKLQKLYLAQNQIVTVVPRAFVGMKSLRWLDLTNNRLASLHDDTFLGLHSLHVLRLSNNSITGIRPRTFRDLQYLEELRLSYNKIRALGERIFEGLGHLEVLELEHNQVQEAQVGSFTGLSHVAVINLSGSCFHSLPDQVFKGLSKLHSLHLDRGCLTRITTQAFTGLSGLRRLFLQHNNISVVERQSFVDLVGLLGLDLSFNKLEVLTTHTFSGLKNMEYLLLSNNECRQFLQNGTKQLLPRLRYLDLRANAITSMVPDFPENMEKLLLSGNRWKCDCSALPLRNYSLRNPLVIPRQVETHAEGEEPDTTITIYNNITCTSPPRLAGQDLRDTDSELFESC